The nucleotide sequence CTGGAACGATGTCCTTTTCGCCTCGGTGATGACCCGGCCCGACAGCCAGACGGCAGCAGTGGCCCTCCAGGTCTTCGGAGCCTCGCAGGAGGGTGGAGCGATTCCCCTGTACGGGCAAATGATGGCGGCCTCGCTCGTTTGTGCGGCGCCTGTCGTGATTCTCTACCTGATTTTCCAACGTTACCTAGTGGGCGGTCTCACCGCCGGAGGAGTTAAGTAGCAATGACCGGTCCAGCAACAGTCCAGTGGACGCTTTCGGGCTTCGGAGACGAGATCGACGACGACCCGGTCCTGCAGATCGCGGTGCTCCAGGCTTTGGGTGCGAACCACATCGAAGTCCGCAGTGCTTGGGGGACCAACATCGTGGACCTTGATCCCGAACAGTTGGCGGAACTAAAGAGGCTCCTGGATGCGGCAGGCATGGGAGTTTCGGCGATTGCTTCCCCCATCGGCAAGGTGGACGTGACGCTGCCGGTGGAACACGAGGTTGAACGCCTTCGCCGTGCAGCCAACGCAGCGCAAGTTCTCGGCTCCCGCTACATCCGCATCTTCTCCTTCTACTACGGAGAAGGCGTGGACGTGGACAGCATCCGGGACGATGTCATCGAGCGGATGCGTGCTCTGGCGGACGTCGCTGAACACTCCGGAGTGGTACTCCTGCACGAGAACGAGAAGGACATTTTCGGAGACACCCCCGAACGTGTGCTCGACATCATCGAGTCCGTGAACTCGCCGGCATTGAAAGTCGCGTGGGATCCGGCCAACTTCGTCCAGGTGGGCGTCAAGCCCTTCGACGAGGGCTATGCCAAACTCCGCCCCCACCTCGAGTACCTGCAGGTCAAGGACGCACGGTTCGCGGACGGCGTCGTGGTTCCTGCCGGTGAGGGCGACGGCGATCTGCTCCGCACCGTGGAGGCGTTGAAAGCGGACGGCTTCGAGGGATTCGCGAGCCTTGAACCACATCTGGCCGGAGCCCATGGCCTGGGCGGTTTTTCGGGACCGACCGCTTTCGGGATGGCCGCCCGGGCCTTTGCCAAAGTCGTTAACGAAGCAGGAGTGGAAACCAAGTGAGCACCGAAACGTCCAACCCCATCCTCAACGTCGCCATTGCCGGCTGCGGCACTATCGGGCGCACCCATGCGGCATCCGTCGCCGAAATCGGTGATCTGCAGGTCACGGCCCTGGTGGATGAGATCGCGGAAGCTGCAGACGCGCTGGCCCAGCACATAGAAGACCAGGGGGCGGCACGGCCGGCCACGTTCCGGAGTCTGGACGAAGCTTTCGCAGGTGCCGACGTCGATCTCGTCATCATTGCTACCCCCAGCGGACTGCACATCGAGCAGGCTCTGGAGGTACTCAACGCCGGCAAGCACGTGGTGATCGAAAAGCCCCTGGACGTGAACCTCAACCGCGCCGACGAAATCCTCGCTGCAGCGAAAGCAGCGGAAGAGAAGGGACTTGTAGCCAGCGTCATCAGCCAGCACCGCTTTGATCCCGCGAGCATCGTGGTGGACGAAGCCAATCGTGCGGGGCGCTTCGGCCGGCTGACATCGGCCATCGCCTCCGTGAGCTGGTACCGCAGCCAGGGCTACTACGACTCCGGCGCCTGGCGTGGCACCTGGGCCATGGACGGGGGAGGGGCAGTGATGAACCAGGGCGTCCACACCGTCGATCTCCTGCTGTGGTTCCTGGGCACCCCGGTCGAAATCAGTGCCAAAACGGCCCTCCTGGCACACACCGGCGTTGAAGTCGAGGACACCGCGGTGGCCACCGTGACCTTTGAATCGGGTGCCCTCGCAGTACTTCACGCCACCACCGCCGCCTACCCGGGGCTGAGCGTCAGGCTGCAGGTCATGGGCAGCATGGGATCAGCCGTCATCGACAGCGACAACCTCCAGTTCTTCCACACTGCGGCCTCAGAAGAAGAGACACAGAGCGGACCGATGGGGATGCCCGGCGCCAGCAACCAGGCTGAGGCGGAACTGGCCAGGTTCGCGGACCCGGCACCGCAGGCAAAGCTGGACCCTACCCTCTATCCCGCCGGCCACATCCGCCAATACCGGGACGTGGTGGACGCCATCAGGAACGGCCGGCCGGCAGGCGTCACCATCCAGGATGCCGTCACGGCATTGGCCACGGTACGCGCGCTGTACGTTTCGGCCACACTTGGCCGCCCCGTGCTCATCGCCGACGTGGTTGCAGGCAAGTACAACGACGTTGAGGTTCGGACCGGCAACGGCCACTTTGAGGAGGTCACGGCATGAAATTCTCGGTCTTCACGGCCTCCACACCGGAATGGTCACCGCAGGAAGCTGCGACGGAGCTGGCGGCCCAGGGCTGGCACGGCATCGAATGGCGGGTCACCGACCAGGCTGATTCGCCCGAACCCGGCTTCTGGGCAGGGAACATGGCCACCTGGCCCATGACCGGCCTTGAGGATTCGCTGCCGGAGATTGCCCGGGTCACCACGGATGCCGGATTGGAGTACTCCGGCCTGGGCGGTTACGCCCGCTGCGACAATCACGACGGCGTGGAGCGCGTTCTTGCCGCCACCGCCGCTTTGGGCGCACGCCAGGTCCGGGGCAACGTCCTGCCGCTCGGGAACTCCACCATGGGGGGCGGCGAGCCCAGCGGCCTGTCCTACCCTGAGCTGTTTGCGGCCACCCGGGAACACTACGAGTGGGTGGCCGAACGCGCCGCGCACCATGGCGTCAAGGCACTCGTGGAACTGCACCACGGCACGGTGACGGCCTCGGCATCATCGGCCCGCAGGCTCCTGGAAGGCCTGGACCCGCAGCACGTTGGAGTCATTCATGACCTGGGCAACCTGTTGATCGAAGGCTGGGAATCACCTTTGCCCGCCCTGCAGTTGCTCGGCCCGTATCTTGCCCACATCCACGTCAAGAATGCCCGGTGGATCCGTACGGAGGAACGTGACGAAGCCGGAGCTGCTGTTTGGGTGAATGAGTGGGCGCCGCTGGCCGAGGGGCAGGGGAGCGTCCTTGGCTACTTCAAAGCCTTGGCCGAGGTGGGCTACGACGAATGGGTAACAGTAGAGGACTTCTCCACGGACGTCCCGCTCACTGCACGCACCGCCGGAAACCTGCAGTACCTGCGCCGGGTAGCAGAGCTGGCCGGACTGTCAGTTCCTGCCAGCGCCGATCTCTCCGCCGGTTCCATCCCGAAAGGCTGACCATGTCCCATTCCCTTGCCACCCATCCCGACCGCCTCCTTCCAGCGGATCCGGGGACGCGCAGCATCGCGCGTTCCTTGCTGGGGCGTGTCCAGGACCTGCCCATCATTTCCCCGCATGGCCACGTGGACGCGGCAGTGATCGAACAGAACACGCCGTTCCC is from Paenarthrobacter nicotinovorans and encodes:
- a CDS encoding sugar phosphate isomerase/epimerase family protein, which encodes MTGPATVQWTLSGFGDEIDDDPVLQIAVLQALGANHIEVRSAWGTNIVDLDPEQLAELKRLLDAAGMGVSAIASPIGKVDVTLPVEHEVERLRRAANAAQVLGSRYIRIFSFYYGEGVDVDSIRDDVIERMRALADVAEHSGVVLLHENEKDIFGDTPERVLDIIESVNSPALKVAWDPANFVQVGVKPFDEGYAKLRPHLEYLQVKDARFADGVVVPAGEGDGDLLRTVEALKADGFEGFASLEPHLAGAHGLGGFSGPTAFGMAARAFAKVVNEAGVETK
- a CDS encoding Gfo/Idh/MocA family protein yields the protein MSTETSNPILNVAIAGCGTIGRTHAASVAEIGDLQVTALVDEIAEAADALAQHIEDQGAARPATFRSLDEAFAGADVDLVIIATPSGLHIEQALEVLNAGKHVVIEKPLDVNLNRADEILAAAKAAEEKGLVASVISQHRFDPASIVVDEANRAGRFGRLTSAIASVSWYRSQGYYDSGAWRGTWAMDGGGAVMNQGVHTVDLLLWFLGTPVEISAKTALLAHTGVEVEDTAVATVTFESGALAVLHATTAAYPGLSVRLQVMGSMGSAVIDSDNLQFFHTAASEEETQSGPMGMPGASNQAEAELARFADPAPQAKLDPTLYPAGHIRQYRDVVDAIRNGRPAGVTIQDAVTALATVRALYVSATLGRPVLIADVVAGKYNDVEVRTGNGHFEEVTA
- a CDS encoding sugar phosphate isomerase/epimerase family protein; its protein translation is MKFSVFTASTPEWSPQEAATELAAQGWHGIEWRVTDQADSPEPGFWAGNMATWPMTGLEDSLPEIARVTTDAGLEYSGLGGYARCDNHDGVERVLAATAALGARQVRGNVLPLGNSTMGGGEPSGLSYPELFAATREHYEWVAERAAHHGVKALVELHHGTVTASASSARRLLEGLDPQHVGVIHDLGNLLIEGWESPLPALQLLGPYLAHIHVKNARWIRTEERDEAGAAVWVNEWAPLAEGQGSVLGYFKALAEVGYDEWVTVEDFSTDVPLTARTAGNLQYLRRVAELAGLSVPASADLSAGSIPKG